ACTGCAATGGACCGGCAGCCTCTGGGGACCGGATCGGCTGGTGCTGGGCACTGATGCGCGAACGATCATCGCACAAGCGACCGACGATCTCTTTTCCTCAGGCGGCTTCACCGGACAAACCTTGACCCGCGGGCACCAGCTCGGATGGGGCCTGTTCGGGGAATGGATCCTGCCGGCGACAGAACGGTTGACCGTCACGCCAAGTCTCCGGGCCGATTGGTGGAAAAACTACAACGCGAGAAGCGAGTCTCCGACTGCGACCACGGCCTTTCGGGATAACACCGTCCAGGTCGTGAATCCGAAACTGTCGGCGAACTACGTCTTGACCGATAACGTCCGCGCGGGCGCCTCGATCTATCAAGGATTCCGGGCCCCGACCATCAACGAACTCTACCGGGGCTTTGGATTTAGCGGGTTCAGCTTCCTGCCCAACGACCAACTTCGCCCCGAACGGCTGACGGGGATGGAGGTCAAACTGGAAGGAAACCTGTTATCTGACCGCTCGTTCAGCTGGCGCCTGTCGGCCCATCGGGACGAAGTCAAAGACCAGATTCTTTTTCTCTCGCAAGGACCGGCAACCGCACAACGGCAGAACGTCGGCAGGACTCTATCGACTGGTGGGGCACTGGATCTCTCGTATCGGATTGCACCACTCCTCTCGCTAAGCTTCGGCTATGCCTACGTCGATTCAGCCATCACCAGCCTTCCGGGAGCGCAGGACCGAGAAGGCAAGCGAATCCCGAACGTCTCGCGAAACCAACTCACTGCCAGCATGACAGGCGGCAGATCCGATTGGGTCGCGGTCACGATCATGGCCCGATATCTCTCGCGCCAATACACCGACGACTTGAACCTGCAACCGGTGGCCGATTTCGTCGTGCTCGACGCGTCGCTCCAGCACGAGCTTCGAAATGGACTCAGGCTGGTTCTCAACGGTGAAAACCTCACCGACCGGCACTATATTGCAACACAGACCGGCTCGATCAAGACGTTGGGGAGCCCGCTCTTGATCATGGGCGGGATACGCGCCGAATATTAAACGTCAATCGAGAGGAGACGAATCACCGATCTCGGACGAACCCTGTTCGCAAAAAATCGCAGACTCATGGAGGTAATGTTTGAATTCGAGGAGGTTCCCGGAGGGATCTTCGAGAAAGAAGGTATGGTGCTCGAGGCTGGTGCCGGGGAAACGAACACGGGGCTGCTGGTAGAAGGGCAACCCTTTCGCCTGGGCCTGCTCTAACAGCCGCTGCCACGAATCTTTCGACAGAAACACCAGCCCGAAATGCCGGGGATAAATACCTTGTTGAGGCGGCAGGGGTTCCGCAATCACATGGGCCACCAGTTGGTGCCCCGCCAGTCCGAACAGAACGGCGCGGCTCGATTCACGACCCAACGTACAACCAAGTCCTTCAACATAGAAGCGTTTCGCCGCCGCCACATCGTGCGTGGGAAAGGCCAAATGAAACAGTGCATCCTTCATGGGAACTGCCCTCGGACCGTCGGCTTTCCCCTCCCCTTCCACCAGCCGGCAGCCATATAGGGCGTCACATGCTTAATCGCAAATCGCCCGTCCGGCGAG
The genomic region above belongs to Nitrospirota bacterium and contains:
- a CDS encoding TonB-dependent receptor, producing the protein MRGASFLRLCGLIATCLIPRLSLAEEPAKEFSVLTTDEVVISATRTAEPIRQSAASITVLTREQIERSPYAGGHQLDDLLRSVPGVQPATLSSRYNHPTAQSVTLNGLGTRRTLVLLDGVPLNDGFGGWINWGLIPNDIERVEIVPGGASNLYGTWAMGGVIHIITTPPAEGTGFKVDSQAGTLSTYQQALNARYGTDRFRFSIGYRWFHTNGIIPVPAYQQGPVDRTNDSRHELLNGRLAWLPSSRTTLDLSGSLFREDRTFGTSLSLASRTIGNIALGLHSDQGQGGRWDSKLFAQWQTFRNQTSQITPSPLLRLAEFRNLIQTIPSNDFGGSLQWTGSLWGPDRLVLGTDARTIIAQATDDLFSSGGFTGQTLTRGHQLGWGLFGEWILPATERLTVTPSLRADWWKNYNARSESPTATTAFRDNTVQVVNPKLSANYVLTDNVRAGASIYQGFRAPTINELYRGFGFSGFSFLPNDQLRPERLTGMEVKLEGNLLSDRSFSWRLSAHRDEVKDQILFLSQGPATAQRQNVGRTLSTGGALDLSYRIAPLLSLSFGYAYVDSAITSLPGAQDREGKRIPNVSRNQLTASMTGGRSDWVAVTIMARYLSRQYTDDLNLQPVADFVVLDASLQHELRNGLRLVLNGENLTDRHYIATQTGSIKTLGSPLLIMGGIRAEY
- a CDS encoding VOC family protein yields the protein MKDALFHLAFPTHDVAAAKRFYVEGLGCTLGRESSRAVLFGLAGHQLVAHVIAEPLPPQQGIYPRHFGLVFLSKDSWQRLLEQAQAKGLPFYQQPRVRFPGTSLEHHTFFLEDPSGNLLEFKHYLHESAIFCEQGSSEIGDSSPLD